The nucleotide sequence TATTATTGTGGCACCAACGTTTATTTCCGTAAATAACAGATCTAGTACTGGCTTCTAATTACCGTTCCTAATCTTGTTTCAAAATCAAAAGTCAGGTGAAAGAAAATGCTTTACAGCTGCCTTATAATTTCAAATGAaaaaatgattactttcacaaaaTAAGTTCCTCTTTTAATCTCTAATAAAAAAAAGGCAATCTAGTGCACTAAACTCCCGCTGTAAGCGGAATTCGGGAAAGGATCGAGCCACAAGGATGTATTGTACACAGTTTTACCTTGCATTTCGGCAAGGGACTGTTATCGCAGCTCAAACCGATGACCTCTTGGTCACACGACAATAATTTTACTAGTTACAGTTACGCTAATGGTCCCCTTCTTTTTTTAATCTCTAATAACACATTAAATTTCATTTCCCACTAAAAATTGTTCATATTAACTATTTTTATTGCTTTAGGTATCAATATCATAAATTTAGTGGTTCAACTAATTCAGATTTAAACTGAATAAATTATCTACCAAAAAGTTTTTAATTTCAGAACTCGAACCCGACCACGAATAAACCATAAcataaacattttcttttcaaaaaaatttgTTAAACAGATTTTGACAGAACTTACCTCAACAGGACTAAGTTTTCTGAGGTAAAACATCTCAGCACTCTCAGGAATACTATTGTAAGTCCTTCTTGTTTTAGCACAAACATGTGAATCTCTAATACAAGAACTAATCTTCATCCAATAACTCTGACTTGTAACCCTTTCCTCAAGCCAACCCGAATAATCCTGTAAGTGATACTCCAAGTAAACCCGGTTCAATACGGGTCGACCCGACCCTTTATCAGTGACAGCATAAGCAAATATGACAAATCCAATCAAAGCAGCTATGATAAAGAACATAGCCCATAGATAAAGATACATAAGGAAAGTGTTTCTATAACAAGCACCAGCAAATCCAGCTAAAGAAACAACCATAATTGAAACTCCAATTACTATTAATGGCCATTGAAGGAATTTCAAACAGTCTGTGTTGTTTGCTCTGCTACTTAGCCATATTCCACCACCTAATATTGGGATTGAGGCCAAGAAAGTGAAGAAGTTTAGTAAACCTATTAAATGGTTGCTAGTTCTCATTTTGTGGCTAATAATGCAATCTTTCTGAAATGGACTTTTTTGTACAATTTTTGGGTTGGAGAAAGCAGAGCAAAGGTGAAGATGGGGGTTAACGTAAGAGTAAGGAAAG is from Nicotiana tabacum cultivar K326 chromosome 18, ASM71507v2, whole genome shotgun sequence and encodes:
- the LOC107777710 gene encoding tetraspanin-3-like encodes the protein MRTSNHLIGLLNFFTFLASIPILGGGIWLSSRANNTDCLKFLQWPLIVIGVSIMVVSLAGFAGACYRNTFLMYLYLWAMFFIIAALIGFVIFAYAVTDKGSGRPVLNRVYLEYHLQDYSGWLEERVTSQSYWMKISSCIRDSHVCAKTRRTYNSIPESAEMFYLRKLSPVESGCCKPPTECGYVYQNETVWIPGGGLVGTDPDCVNWNNDQGQLCYNCNSCKAGVLASIRKSWRKVSVINIVILIILVIMYMVAIAAFRHNKRIDNDEPYGETRMEKSQPSRIHF